The Thermoanaerobaculales bacterium genome segment TGATGGTCTCCACCTCGTCGGTCGGGAGCGTCCCGTCGACCAGCCACGAGCCGTCGTCCCTGCGGACGATGCGCGGCTCGGCGTCCTCGCCTCGTTCAGGCAGGTCCCCGGCAATCGCCTCGATCACATCCGTCAGGGTCACCAGCCCCTCGGTCGCGCCGTACTCGTCGACCACGACGGCGATGTGCACCTTTTCCTTCTTGAACTGGCTGAGCAGCCTGAGGACCGGCGTGCCGTCGGGCACGAAGAGCGGGGGTGACATCAACCTGGAGAGATCGACCTCACCGCGGTCCGGCAGCTCCGGGAGCAGGTCCTTGGTGTGGACGACGCCGACCGGGTGATCGACGGTCCGGTCGCACACCAGCAGGCGCGAGAAGCGATGCGACTCGACGACTGCGAGCACCGCGCTCCGGTCGGACCTGGCGTCGACCCAGACGATCTTGGAGCGCGGCGTCATGATCACCCGCACGGGACGGTCCGCCAGGCGCAGCACGCCTTCGATCATCTCCTTTTCCTGGGGGACGAAGACACCAGCCCTCGTGCCCTCGGCGATCAGCGACTTCACCTCGTCCTCGGTCACGGTCGTGTCCCGTGCCCCCGACCGGCCGAGAACCCGCAGCGCCCCCTCGGTCGAGACGTGGAGCAACCAGACCACCGGCGCGGCGACGAGCGACAGCACTCGCATCGGTCTGGCGACGAGCGAGGCGATCCGCTCCGGCTGAGCCAGGGCGATTCGCTTCGGCACCAGCTCGCCCAGGATCAACGACAGGAACGTGATGCCGACGACCGTGACGGCAATCCCCGCGGCCCGGCCGTGCGGCGAGATCGCCGAGAAGGAATCGAGCCAGCCGCCGAGCCGCTGCCCGAGGGTCGCACCGCTGAATGCGCCAGCGATGATGCCGACCAGGGTGATCCCGATCTGAACCGTCGACAGGAACCGGCTCGGGTCGTCGATGAGGCGGACGGCGGCGCGGGCTCCCCGGCCGCCCTGGTTCGCCAGCTGCTCGAGGCGGCTGCGCCGCGAAGAGACGACGGCCAGCTCGGACATCGCCAGCACGCCGTTCATCAGGGTCAGCAGGACGACGGCGAGCATCTCGAGGTAGACCATCGCAACTCTCCGGATCCGGCTCCTGACCGAGAGGCTCCCTGGGAGCCGGCGGAATGGAGCCCCACGCGCGGCCGCCCTCCGGATCAGGAGACGACGCCAGGATAGACGATCCGCTCCGCGGCCGGCCACCGCCCTGCCCGGACTCGTCAAACGGTTCCCGATCGGCTACTCTGTGCAGGTCAGGAGGCGGGGCGATCGCTCCGCCCGAGGTTTGATGAACGCCGAGGTTCTCCACCCGGATCGTGGGTGAGGGCACACAGGCGCCGCGGGCACTGATCGCCGCGGCGCGCCGCCTTCGACCGCTGATCCCAGCCCGCGCGCCGCGCTCCAGGCGTGGCGTGGATGGGGCTGCTGGCGCGCGCCTCGAGCCGCGCAGATGGAGGACGACGACATGGACCGGCTCTCTTCCCTGGGCTTCGGCCCGTTCTTCGAACGACAGCTCCCGTCATCGGGTGGCCCTGGGGCCATCCCCGCCCGGGTCGCGGCCGAGCACCGCGGCGCCTGGGAGGTGTGGTCCCAGGCCGGCTCCGGTCGCGCCCAGCTCGCCGGGCGGCTCCGGGCCGAGCTCGCCGCCGATGGCCTCCCCGGCGTCGGCGACTGGGTCGTGGTCAAGGAGGCGCCCGGGCCCGATTGCACTGCCGTGATCGAGGGCATCCTGGAGCGGCGCACCGTCTTCACCCGGGGGGCGGCCGGCCGCGAGTCCCGCGCCCAGGTGATCGCGGCCAACGTCGACCTGGTGTTCGCCGTCTGCGGCCTCGACGCCGACTTCAACCTCCGCAGGATCGAGCGCTACCTGGCCCGCATCTGGGCCAGCGGCGCACAGCCGGCGGTGGTCCTCAACAAGGCCGACGTCTGCGACGACGTGGCCGGCCGCGTCGCCGAGGTCGAGCGGCACTGCCCCGGGGCTCCGGTCCACGTGACGAGCGCCGTGCTCGCCCACGGAGTCGCGGCTCTCCGCGCGACCATCCGCGACGGCATGACCGCGGCCCTGGTCGGCTCCTCGGGGGCCGGCAAATCGACGCTGGTCAACGCGCTGCTCGGTGAGGACCGGATGGCGACCGGCGCGGTGCGGGCACGCGATGGCCGTGGCCGTCACGTCACGACCCACCGCCAGCTCGTCCTGCTGCCGGGCGGGGGCCTGCTGCTCGACACGCCGGGCATGCGGGAGCTGCAGCTGGTCGATGACGACGGCCTCGGCTCGGTGTTCGGCGACGTCGCGGCGCTCGCCGCCCGCTGCCGCTACCGGGACTGCCGCCACGACAGCGAGCCCGGCTGCGCCGTCAAGGAGGCGGTGGCGGCGGGAGAGCTCGACCCCACCCGCCTCGACCACTTCCGCAAGCTCGAGCGGGAGGCCCGGGCCTGGGAGCTTCGCCAGGACGAGCACAAGCGACGGCAGGCCGAGCGGGTCTGGGGCCGGCTCTACGACGAGGTCGCGCTCCTGCGGCGCTGGAAGGGCGGCAAGCAGTAGCTCCCGCCGCGGAATCAACGGCCCATCACCGCCGCATCAGCGCGAACACGCCCCAGCCCAGGTACTCACGCGCGTACGCGGCGTAGCGCTCGGGTCCCGAGGTCAGCTCGGCTCGAACGTCGTGCGCGAGCTCGTCGTCAGGGTTGGCGTCAAGCCAGCGGCGCATGGTGAGCCATTTGGCCGCCTCGTATCTGTCCCAGCCGTCTTGGTCAGCCAGAACCATCTCAACGACGTCGTAGCCAAGATGGCCGAAGGACGCGAGCAGCTCCGGAAGCCTGAGGAAGTCGGAGATCGAGCCGGCACGACACCCTTTGGCAACATCCTCCGTCGGCGGCAGCTGCCGCCAGTAGGGCTCGCCGATGAGGATGATCCCTCCGGGGCGCAAGCTCCGCGCCAGGAGCTCGATCGTGCCGGCGACTCCCCCGCCGATCCAAGTCGCACCGACACAGGCTGCGACACTGACCTTCTCGTCAGCGACATAGCCGGCAGCATCGCCATGGATGAACGTGACTCGATCGGCGACGCCGAGCTCTTCAGCACGGAGCTTCGCCTGCTCGGTGAACAGCCGGCTCATGTCGACGCCGGTGCCGATCACGCCGTGATCGCGTGCCCAGGTGCACAGCATCTCCCCCGAACCGCTGCCGAGGTCGAGCACCCGGGCCCGCGATTCCAGACGCAGCGCCGCGCCGAGGGTGGCGAGCTTGTCGGGCGTGATCGGGTCGTGGATGCGGTGAGCACTCTCAGCGATGTTGAACATTCGTGGAATATCCAATGCAGAGAACCTCCTTACGGGTGTCAATAGACTCGGTCAGTGACTAACCGGTGGCAGATGCAGCAGCGGCGTCCTGCAGCGACAAGGGCCAAGTCGACGACGTCCATTGGGAAGCTTATCGCGCCTCTCCCGATTTGAGCAGCCGCTCCGCAGGGGCGTCTGATCGCCGCCGCCAGGGCTGGACCTCGCGGGTGCGCGCGGTGTGCTCACGCGCTTCGGCCACGCGCACGGCCGTTCGCCGCCGTCCGCCCCCGCACCTGTCGAGCGGCTATCCGCGGCTGGCTCTTCGAGTGACGATCTTTCTCAATTCACGCAGCCACAGCACCGAACTTGCCACTGCCGCGCAGAGCAGCCAATCGTCGAAATTCAGGCTCACGGTTGAAAACGCTTGTTGCAGAAACGGCATGTGAATCACCGACACTTGCAGCAACAGCGACAACAGAACCGCCCCCCACAGCCACTTGTTGGAGAACAGCCCGACGAACGCGCTCCGTTCATCCGAACGCGCGTTGAAGACGTTGAAAAGCGAAAAGAACACCAGAGTCGTGAAAGCCATCGTCTGTGCGTAACGCAAATCGCCTGAGCCTTCGATGAGACCTCCGGGCAAGCCGGCATCGAGTATGAGCAGCGTCCCCACCGCAAAGATCACGCCGACAAGGAAGATGCTCATCCACATGCCACAGGTGATCACTCCTTCACTCCGGGGCCGCGGTGGTTCGTTCATCAACCCAGCATCCGCCGGATCAACGCCGAGCGCGAGCGCCGGCGCCCCGTCCGTCACGAGGTTAATCCACAGAATTTGCGTCGCCAGCAGCGGCAGCGCTACGCCACCACCTTCCGCCGTCAGCCCGATTACATCCGCCAGCAGTACGCCAAGGAACATCACCATCACTTCCCCAATATTCGACGACAGCAGGTAGCGTAGAAACTTCCTGATGTTCGAAAAGATCGCGCGTCCCTCTTGGATCGCCGCGACGATGCTGGCGAAGTTGTCGTCCGCCAGCACCATGTCGGCGGCTTCTTTGGAGACGTCCGTTCCGGTAATGCCCATTGCCACACCGATGTCGGCGGTCTTCAAAGCGGGCGCGTCATTGACGCCGTCGCCCGTCATCGCCACCGTCGTGCCTTCACGCTGCAACGCCTTCACGATCCGCAGCTTGTGTTCGGGGTTGACTCGCGCAAAGACCGACACTTCCCGGACCGTTCGGGCAAGCGTCTCCTCCGGCATCTTCTCAAGCTCCGCACCCGTGACAGCTCGCCCTTTTTCAACTATGCCGAGTTCTTGGGCAATGGCGACAGCGGTATTGGGATGATCGCCCGTAATCATCATTGGGCGAATGCCTGCGCCCTTCGCGCGCGCGACCGCATTCTTCGCCTCCTCGCGCGGAGGATCGATCATGCCTATCAAACCCAGGAAGACGAGGTCTTGCTCGACGCGCTCATCAATCTCCTCGCGCCGGAATGCATCCTTCGGTAGCGAGCGGAAGGCGACTCCGAGCGTGCGCAGAGCCGCGTCAGCCATCTCTCCATTGCTCCTCGCAATTTCCGCGCGACGTTCTGCTGTCAGAGGGCCGATCTTCTCTCCGACCAGTTCTTGCGAACAACGCGCGAGCAATATGTCCGGGGCGCCTTTGGTGAGGGCGAGCAGGCGCTCCTGCCTCTCGGCGTCACTGTGAATCGTGCTCATCAATTTGCGCTCGGACGAGAAGGGAATTTCAGCAACACGCGCAAAGCGGATGTCGAGCACCTCATCCTCCAGCCCGGCTTTGCGTGCCGCGACGATCAAAGCCCCTTCGGTCGGGTCGCCTTGCACTGTCCAGCGCCCGTCGCGCTCCCGCAAGACGGCATTGTTGGCACGGTCGGCGGCGGCAAGCGCACGCACGAACTCGAAGCGGAGCGCGTCATCAATCGCACCTCCTGCCTCACGGCGGACTTC includes the following:
- a CDS encoding cation-translocating P-type ATPase, giving the protein MSTPTIQQDQIAAYQQPVDEVLTTLGTNARRGLSEREARARLERYGKNELTAEKPVSEWRKFLAQFQDMLVILLLVATLFSTAVWLYERDSALPYEAMAIFAVVLLNAVMGYIQQSRAEEAVAALRRMSAARAGVIRDGERQSIPANEVVPGDIIIIEEGDTISADARLIESIAMQTAEASLTGESLPVLKDTLPIAEEVGLGDRNNMIFSGTAATYGRGRAVVVSTGMQTQMGRIAGILEEAPTETTPLQKELDRVGKLLGIIVAVIAVVMVATIILVEDMSGFSAIFGALILGVALAVAAVPEGLPAVVTAALSFGVQRMAKRNAVVRHLAAVEALGSVNVIASDKTGTLTKNEMTVRAVVTASGRVNLGGTGYAPEGEVRREAGGAIDDALRFEFVRALAAADRANNAVLRERDGRWTVQGDPTEGALIVAARKAGLEDEVLDIRFARVAEIPFSSERKLMSTIHSDAERQERLLALTKGAPDILLARCSQELVGEKIGPLTAERRAEIARSNGEMADAALRTLGVAFRSLPKDAFRREEIDERVEQDLVFLGLIGMIDPPREEAKNAVARAKGAGIRPMMITGDHPNTAVAIAQELGIVEKGRAVTGAELEKMPEETLARTVREVSVFARVNPEHKLRIVKALQREGTTVAMTGDGVNDAPALKTADIGVAMGITGTDVSKEAADMVLADDNFASIVAAIQEGRAIFSNIRKFLRYLLSSNIGEVMVMFLGVLLADVIGLTAEGGGVALPLLATQILWINLVTDGAPALALGVDPADAGLMNEPPRPRSEGVITCGMWMSIFLVGVIFAVGTLLILDAGLPGGLIEGSGDLRYAQTMAFTTLVFFSLFNVFNARSDERSAFVGLFSNKWLWGAVLLSLLLQVSVIHMPFLQQAFSTVSLNFDDWLLCAAVASSVLWLRELRKIVTRRASRG
- a CDS encoding class I SAM-dependent methyltransferase, which codes for MFNIAESAHRIHDPITPDKLATLGAALRLESRARVLDLGSGSGEMLCTWARDHGVIGTGVDMSRLFTEQAKLRAEELGVADRVTFIHGDAAGYVADEKVSVAACVGATWIGGGVAGTIELLARSLRPGGIILIGEPYWRQLPPTEDVAKGCRAGSISDFLRLPELLASFGHLGYDVVEMVLADQDGWDRYEAAKWLTMRRWLDANPDDELAHDVRAELTSGPERYAAYAREYLGWGVFALMRR
- the rsgA gene encoding ribosome small subunit-dependent GTPase A, producing the protein MDRLSSLGFGPFFERQLPSSGGPGAIPARVAAEHRGAWEVWSQAGSGRAQLAGRLRAELAADGLPGVGDWVVVKEAPGPDCTAVIEGILERRTVFTRGAAGRESRAQVIAANVDLVFAVCGLDADFNLRRIERYLARIWASGAQPAVVLNKADVCDDVAGRVAEVERHCPGAPVHVTSAVLAHGVAALRATIRDGMTAALVGSSGAGKSTLVNALLGEDRMATGAVRARDGRGRHVTTHRQLVLLPGGGLLLDTPGMRELQLVDDDGLGSVFGDVAALAARCRYRDCRHDSEPGCAVKEAVAAGELDPTRLDHFRKLEREARAWELRQDEHKRRQAERVWGRLYDEVALLRRWKGGKQ
- a CDS encoding hemolysin family protein, which codes for MVYLEMLAVVLLTLMNGVLAMSELAVVSSRRSRLEQLANQGGRGARAAVRLIDDPSRFLSTVQIGITLVGIIAGAFSGATLGQRLGGWLDSFSAISPHGRAAGIAVTVVGITFLSLILGELVPKRIALAQPERIASLVARPMRVLSLVAAPVVWLLHVSTEGALRVLGRSGARDTTVTEDEVKSLIAEGTRAGVFVPQEKEMIEGVLRLADRPVRVIMTPRSKIVWVDARSDRSAVLAVVESHRFSRLLVCDRTVDHPVGVVHTKDLLPELPDRGEVDLSRLMSPPLFVPDGTPVLRLLSQFKKEKVHIAVVVDEYGATEGLVTLTDVIEAIAGDLPERGEDAEPRIVRRDDGSWLVDGTLPTDEVETITGIDMGREVKMVAGFVLDHLGRIPQAGVSFAYGNARFEVVDMDGNRIDKVLIEVERGEAEPLAPPPP